The Granulicella sp. 5B5 nucleotide sequence TCGTCCCGTCCATCGCTGCCGTAGCTGAACCCGCCGCCACTCAACCAGCGATCAACGAACCTCCTACCCAGGAAGTGTCATCTCGACCGGAGGCGCAAAGCGCCGCAGTGGAGAGACCTGCGGTTGGGACCACCGACGCTACCGACCTCACCGCACTCCAGCACACGCTCTCCACCGCACTCGCCGCGGTCAAAGGCCAAACCTCCGCCTCCGAGCAGATCGAAGACGCCACGCTCGTCCTCAACGGCAACACCCTCGAAATCCAGACCACGCTCTCGAAGACCATGCTCCCCGTCGTCCTCAACACCGAAGCCGAGCGCATCCTCAAGACCACGCTGCGTTCCACCGCTTACGCGCACCTCACCCTCAAGCTCATCCCCGGCGCACCCACAGCAGTCACTAAACCCAAATCCCCACGCGCCGCAGCATCAGGCTCCGCCGCGGACCTCGCGCAAAAACACCCGCTAGTCCAACAAGCCATCGACCTCTTCTCCGCCGAGATCAGCAACATCATCGACCTCCGCGATAAATAACGCCTTTCTACTCCCTATTCCCTACTCACTACTCCCTGCCCTATGCAACGCTTCGCCGAACCCATGGCCCGGCTCATCGACGAGCTCCGCAAGCTGCCCGGAGTCGGCACCAAGTCTGCGCAGCGCTACGCCTTCCACATCCTCCGCGCCTCCGACGCCGACGCCAACGCGCTCGCCACCGCCATCCACGCGCTCAAGCAGCACCTTCGCCTCTGCTCGCTCTGCAACAACATCACCGACGTCGACCCCTGCCACTACTGCACCAACCCCGCACGCAACCAGCACGTCATCTGCGTCGTCGAAGAGCCCACCAACATCGCGGCCATCGAAAAGACCCGTAGCTACAACGGCCTTTACCACGTCCTCCACGGCACGCTCTCGCCGGTCAACGGCATCGGCCCCGACCAGCTCCGCCTTACCAACCTCTGGCCACGCCTCTCCAAGCTCGCTGACGCCGACAACACCACCGCCGAGCTCGGCGAACTCATCCTCGCCGACTCCCCCACCGTCGAAGGCGAAGCCACCGCACGCTATCTCGCCGACGAAGCCCACCGCCGCTTCCCGACGCTGCGCATCACCCGCATCGCCACCGGCGTCCCCGCTGGCTCTGACATCGAATACGCCGACGAGGTCACCATGACCCGCGCCCTCGAAGGCCGCCGCTCGCTCTAGCACCCACAGCGCACCATCCAACTTCGCAAAAGGACACACCATGGCTCCCTTGAACTCCCCGCTCAATCGCCGCCAGTTCCTCCGCCAGAGCTTCGCCTTCTCCGCGCTCGCCGCCACCGGCCTCACAGAGCGCGCCTTCGCCCTCGCACCCGACCCCGCCGCGCACCACATCCTCATGTTCGGCGACTGGGGTAAGCAGGAGGACACCCTCGGCCAGGGCAAAGTCGCCGCCTCCATGGTTCGCTACTCCACCCAGCACCGCCTCCATACCGACGCCCTCTTCATGCTCGGCGATAGCTGGTACGGCCCGCTCCCCGGCGGCCCCGACTCCCCGCGCTTCCAGACCCAGTTCGAGCAGATGTACCCCGCCAAACACTTCCCTGGTCCCGCCTACTCCATCATGGGCAACCACGACTACCAGCACATGCCCGCCGGCGTCAGCAAGCGCGAAGCCGAGCTCGCATACGCCTCCCGCCCCAACACCCGCTGGACGCAGCCCTCGCTCTGGTATACCTTCGACCTCCCGGCGAAATCTCCACTCATCAAAGTCATTGCCCTCGACAGCAACGTCCCCATGGGGCACAAGACCGACGCCGTCAACTTCACCCTCACCCCCGAGCAACAAGCCGACCAGCTCGCCTGGCTCACCGCCGAGCTCGAACGCCCTACCAGCGCGCCCTTCACCATCGTCATGGGCCACCACCCCATCTTCTCCAACGGCCCCCATGGCGACCACAAGGTCCTCATGGCGGAGTGGGAGCCGCTCCTCCGCAAGCACAACATCCCACTCTACCTCGCCGGCCACGACCACGACCTCCAGCACCTCGAGTTCGAAGGCCATCCCACCTCCTTCGTCTGCTCCGGCGCAGGCGGCGCCGACCTCTACACCCTCAAGATCACCGAAGACCAGCGCGGCCCCTTCGCCGACAAGGTCTACGGCTTCACCCACCTCGAAGCCACTCCCACCGCCCTCACCCTGCGCCACATCGACGCCGACGGCAAGGTACTCCACGCCTTCACCAAGTCACTCGATAATAAAGTCAGCATTCTCGTTTGAAATGGATAGTCGCCATCCTCGCCTGACCCATTACGCTTCACCCAT carries:
- the recR gene encoding recombination mediator RecR; protein product: MQRFAEPMARLIDELRKLPGVGTKSAQRYAFHILRASDADANALATAIHALKQHLRLCSLCNNITDVDPCHYCTNPARNQHVICVVEEPTNIAAIEKTRSYNGLYHVLHGTLSPVNGIGPDQLRLTNLWPRLSKLADADNTTAELGELILADSPTVEGEATARYLADEAHRRFPTLRITRIATGVPAGSDIEYADEVTMTRALEGRRSL
- a CDS encoding metallophosphoesterase; this translates as MAPLNSPLNRRQFLRQSFAFSALAATGLTERAFALAPDPAAHHILMFGDWGKQEDTLGQGKVAASMVRYSTQHRLHTDALFMLGDSWYGPLPGGPDSPRFQTQFEQMYPAKHFPGPAYSIMGNHDYQHMPAGVSKREAELAYASRPNTRWTQPSLWYTFDLPAKSPLIKVIALDSNVPMGHKTDAVNFTLTPEQQADQLAWLTAELERPTSAPFTIVMGHHPIFSNGPHGDHKVLMAEWEPLLRKHNIPLYLAGHDHDLQHLEFEGHPTSFVCSGAGGADLYTLKITEDQRGPFADKVYGFTHLEATPTALTLRHIDADGKVLHAFTKSLDNKVSILV